Below is a genomic region from Prunus persica cultivar Lovell chromosome G3, Prunus_persica_NCBIv2, whole genome shotgun sequence.
CatcaacaaaagaagaaaataaaattttgacatCTTTAAGAGGTGGAAAAGGTACATAataaaagtgaagaaaataagagaAGTGTGAGCAACAAATACCTTAACTTCTACTTCAGAATAGAGCTCTCTAAGGTCCTTCATTATTGAATCCAAATACAGTTCTCCTGTACCTAAGATTGTGTGCTCCCCAGACTCCTCAACTTTAGTGATTGCAAGTGGATAACTCTTGCTGATCTTTCTAAGACCCTCCACCATTTTTGGCAACTCACTTGGATTTAGAGGCTCAGTTGCCGTCTTCACAACTGGCAGCGTATTGAACTGAAGAGGACGGAATATGTAAGCATCCTCATCATAATACTCATCACAAAGGGTGGCAGTTTTCATAATAGAAGCATCTACACCTTCAATAAGAACCCAAGTACCAGGAGGAGCCTCGGCTATGGGTATCCTATCTCGAGCTTGATAAAGCCATAATTTTGTCACCTCTTTGACTGTCATGTCTTCCTCATCCTCTGGTGAATAGCCTTCTCCCAATACACGTACAGTCTGCCCTGTCTGAATCTTGCCACTATAAACTCTACCAAATGCATCAAACACACTACAGTCGGACTTGGGATACAATTTGGTTACATTGACCATTAAAGGACCATCAggttcacaatttttcatggcCTTGTAAATCAAAGAGTCTTTTGGTCCAGTATATATGTGGTCAACTTTCCTAGTTGCGGCATCTTTAGGGGAAGGAATATGTTGAACCAGCATATCAGTGAAGCCTGAGGCAGATCCGAAAACTGAGCTACAAGCCAACCTCAGCAGAGGTCTAACATTCAATTTATAAGCTGCATTGCTAAGGGTGACACCAAATTCTGCAAGAGTTGCCTCCACGCTCTTTTTATGTTCTCCAATTACCTGGCTATAAATTTTATACAGGGGTTCAAGCACAAACTCGACAAATGATCTTTCTCCTCCATCAACAGGGGGTTTTCTCCTGAAAGTCCTGTCACCCCTATGATAGTACATATCTCCCCAGAGACGAGAAGCAAGCTTATCTGCATCAAGGTTGACACCATGAAGTTTAATATATAGCTTTGCAAATGATTGCAACGTGAATGACCATCCTGCGGTAGCACTTGCAAAGCAAACATTCCCTGCCAAAGGATCAATAATTTGCACATTGCCAGCAGTTGAAGAGGCAGCAGTTATGTGGTTATTAATGACTTCCAAAGTATGCCTTAGCTTGAAGTAAGCATCCCTTGGGGGCAACTTAAGTTCTGTTATCAACCTGTCAACCTTTCACATGAAAATTCATGTTTGTAAGAATACCAGTACAGTTAATGGAAGTGCGCAACTTCATATTCTGACCAAATGGAAATAAAATTGAGAACTAAAGCAGCTCTAGAATATGGAAAAATTATACCTTGTTGATTACAACCACAATTGGTAGGCGATCTTGGATTGCATGGCGTATAGCCCTCTCGGTATTTACCTGTTCatcaaaatcataaactttTTTAAGTAAGCAGTATACCATAATCAAGGACTCTCGTCCACATAATCTATAGAAAACTACAGATGAGTTGCTTACCATCATTCCTTCAGCGGCGTCCACAATTAAGACAGCACCATCAGCAAGCCTGAGGGCAGCAGTCATTTCATCAGAGAAATTGACATGACCAGGTGTATCCATAATGTTGCACAGGTACGATTTAGACTTGCTATCCTCAAGTACAAGGGACATAGGAACTGCTTTAATAGATATCCTTCTCTCTTGCTCATCAATCCTTGTATCCGTGTACCTCATGTGCTTATCACTATTTGCATCGAAAGTGGACATATGGTGTGTCTGCTCCACCAACATATCCATGAATATCGTCTTTCCGTGCTGCAAGTGCCCCACAAGAGCAACATTCCGAACAAGAGAAGGGTTTGACATGAGACCCAAAAGGAATTGGTTAGACACGTAGGTGGAAGAATCCTTGACGCCAACCTCAAACTTGACATTCCTAACAGGCTTGATAATGGGCTGTTCTAGGGGTTGTGCATCTTCGTCCATGACCAAAGTCTCAACATCTTCCCCAAAAACCTCTTCCGCGGTAGGATAATACTTTTTGTCCTCAGCAAGAACAACCTGATTGTCCATATCAACATCATTGGAGGTAGCAGCTAGCCACCCATTGGAAGCCGCTGCTGCATCATCACCATCAGACGCAGCCCCATCGTCTTGCCTATCTGGAAGCTCTCCATCTTCATCCTCTCTATCACTTTCTTGGTCAGACTCAATTTCAGGCCCTATATAGTTCCCGAACTCGTCGTACAGACTGTCATCCATATTGTCTAATCTGCtattttatacaagtgatTAGTTCACTCAGCACCAATACAGCCACTAAAATCAGAGAATAGAAGGATAAAGCAATAGAATTGAAGTTGGAACGAAGATAATTGAGTTCTAGGGCAAAATCCCAACAGAAACTCTATAGACTGTAATTGAGGAAATGGGAGATGGAAAACAAGTAGAGAATGAAATCTCTTAAGATACTTGATCTCAATAGTTGCTCTGAATTTGAATGCTTCCCAGAAATCTTGAAGCCTATGGAAGATCCACTATTACTCAGTTTAGAAGGCACATCAGAACTACCGTCCTCGACTCAAAATCTTTCTGGGCATAAAAGATTAAATATCAGTCGGTTGGAGCACCTTGAGATTGTCCCTAGTAGCTGTGGTATCTGTTTGAAACTTATAAGTTTGCGACCCTGTCGCCAGACGGAGAGCGatagaaggaaagaagaaaataagagaGGATGGAGACGGCGCAAGATGTTTAGGGttagttttatatttttaaggGATGAGGTCAGGATTTCGAAACCTGATGCCTCCTCCATTccctaattattatttttaatgacATAGGGGGGGAACCCAGATCATTAGAAAATTACATCAAGCCATAACCcataaagaaaattacatcAGAGAACTTCTCACAAACAGCTAACAGGCACAAAAGGTTATTCAAATAACAAACCGCAAAATATTATAACAGCAATAATCAGAACATTATGGGAGAAGgagagaggcagagagagagagagagattacttTAGCGGAAGCAGAAGTACAAGTGCGCGGTTCTGCGGGCTTCTTCTGAAGTTCTGATAGAATAGTTTTTAGAGAACGGAGGCAACATTTTATTGGACCCATTTACGTCTATCCGCCCATTGGGCTTTGTTTCCAGCccaacaatattattattattgttattattatatataaattgtttaaattgtttttaaatctatatataaattaaaat
It encodes:
- the LOC18784004 gene encoding 110 kDa U5 small nuclear ribonucleoprotein component CLO; protein product: MDDSLYDEFGNYIGPEIESDQESDREDEDGELPDRQDDGAASDGDDAAAASNGWLAATSNDVDMDNQVVLAEDKKYYPTAEEVFGEDVETLVMDEDAQPLEQPIIKPVRNVKFEVGVKDSSTYVSNQFLLGLMSNPSLVRNVALVGHLQHGKTIFMDMLVEQTHHMSTFDANSDKHMRYTDTRIDEQERRISIKAVPMSLVLEDSKSKSYLCNIMDTPGHVNFSDEMTAALRLADGAVLIVDAAEGMMVNTERAIRHAIQDRLPIVVVINKVDRLITELKLPPRDAYFKLRHTLEVINNHITAASSTAGNVQIIDPLAGNVCFASATAGWSFTLQSFAKLYIKLHGVNLDADKLASRLWGDMYYHRGDRTFRRKPPVDGGERSFVEFVLEPLYKIYSQVIGEHKKSVEATLAEFGVTLSNAAYKLNVRPLLRLACSSVFGSASGFTDMLVQHIPSPKDAATRKVDHIYTGPKDSLIYKAMKNCEPDGPLMVNVTKLYPKSDCSVFDAFGRVYSGKIQTGQTVRVLGEGYSPEDEEDMTVKEVTKLWLYQARDRIPIAEAPPGTWVLIEGVDASIMKTATLCDEYYDEDAYIFRPLQFNTLPVVKTATEPLNPSELPKMVEGLRKISKSYPLAITKVEESGEHTILGTGELYLDSIMKDLRELYSEVEVKVADPVVSFCETVVESSSMKCFAETPNKKNKITMIAEPLERGLAEDIENGVVSIDWSRKDIGNFFQTRYEWDVLAARSIWAFGPDKQGPNILLDDTLSTEVDKSLLNAVKDSIVQGFQWGAREGPLCDEPIRNVKFKIVDARIAQEPLHRGSGQIIPTSRRVAYSSFLMATPRLMEPVYYVEIQTPIDCISAIYTVLSRRRGHVTADVPQPGTPAYIVKAFLPVIESFGFETDLRYHTQGQAFCLSVFDHWAIVPGDPLDKSIVLRPLEPAPIQHLAREFMVKTRRRKGMSEDVSINKFFDEAMMVELAQQAADLHQQMI